The proteins below are encoded in one region of Macrococcus armenti:
- a CDS encoding Dps family protein: protein MAKKSNDNKVVAALNQQVANWTVLFTKLHNYHWYVKGPHFFSLHEKFEAFYNEASTYIDELAERILAIQGNPIATLKESLELSVVKEAKKDLTAEDMVKDLSKDFDKIIKQLEEGKAAAESADDEMTADMFLGMITSLEKHNWMLKSFLK from the coding sequence ATGGCTAAGAAATCAAATGACAACAAAGTAGTTGCAGCATTAAACCAGCAAGTTGCTAACTGGACGGTATTATTTACAAAACTACATAACTATCACTGGTATGTAAAAGGACCTCACTTCTTCAGTTTACATGAGAAGTTTGAAGCGTTTTATAATGAAGCAAGTACATATATCGATGAACTTGCGGAGCGCATTCTTGCAATTCAAGGTAATCCGATTGCAACACTGAAGGAATCACTTGAACTATCAGTAGTTAAAGAAGCGAAAAAAGATTTAACGGCTGAAGATATGGTTAAAGATTTATCGAAAGACTTCGATAAGATTATTAAACAATTAGAAGAAGGTAAGGCAGCAGCAGAATCGGCAGATGATGAAATGACTGCAGATATGTTCTTAGGAATGATCACTAGCCTTGAAAAACATAACTGGATGCTAAAATCATTCTTGAAATAA
- a CDS encoding MFS transporter yields MNQKATKIRWMFALMFFLIGVIAYMDRANISYIAQPMMEDLNMNKTQFGMLASMFAAGYALMQVPAGIMAEKFGPKKMLTFALVWWSAFTILTGVVRNHGLLYAMRFLFGVGEGPMYPSNAVFNTYWFAKSEKGRASSALLAGSYFGPVIAPFVTIAIYQAFGWEAVFFIFGAIGIVIAALWLIIAKDLPEHHKMVNEAEKAYIMANRDVVQTDKKSAPWGLFFKRFSFFAIAGQYFVVQFVITLFLIWLPTYLQEEYHVVLKDMKFLAAAPWLIMFILIMAGGSISDAIISKGYSRFKARALIAIFGFIVFAVSLFLSVQTNDMTMNLIYLSLCLGGVGLSMGMSWASATDLGRNFSGTVSGWMNLWGNIGAFISPMLGGYLVQHYGWDTTFYLMIIPAVGAIVLWFFVQPDKPLLSDEG; encoded by the coding sequence ATGAATCAAAAAGCTACGAAAATTAGATGGATGTTTGCATTAATGTTCTTCTTAATTGGAGTTATCGCGTATATGGATAGAGCGAATATTTCTTATATCGCACAGCCAATGATGGAAGACTTAAATATGAATAAAACACAGTTTGGTATGCTCGCATCTATGTTTGCGGCAGGTTATGCGTTAATGCAAGTGCCGGCAGGAATTATGGCAGAAAAGTTTGGTCCTAAGAAAATGTTAACATTCGCACTCGTATGGTGGAGTGCATTTACAATCTTAACAGGTGTTGTAAGAAATCACGGGTTACTTTATGCGATGCGTTTCCTATTCGGTGTTGGGGAAGGGCCGATGTATCCTTCTAATGCTGTGTTTAATACATACTGGTTTGCAAAAAGTGAAAAAGGTCGCGCATCTAGTGCGTTATTAGCAGGTTCATACTTCGGACCAGTTATTGCACCATTTGTAACCATTGCAATTTATCAGGCATTCGGATGGGAAGCAGTATTCTTTATTTTCGGTGCGATTGGTATTGTAATTGCAGCACTATGGCTAATCATTGCTAAAGATTTACCGGAACATCATAAGATGGTAAATGAAGCGGAAAAAGCTTATATCATGGCGAATCGTGATGTTGTTCAAACAGATAAGAAATCTGCACCGTGGGGTTTATTCTTTAAACGTTTCAGTTTCTTTGCAATTGCAGGACAATACTTTGTTGTTCAGTTCGTAATTACATTATTCTTAATCTGGTTACCGACATATTTACAGGAAGAATATCATGTCGTATTAAAAGATATGAAATTTTTAGCAGCAGCACCTTGGTTAATCATGTTTATATTAATTATGGCAGGTGGATCAATTTCTGACGCTATTATTTCAAAAGGTTATTCTAGATTTAAAGCAAGAGCACTTATTGCAATCTTCGGATTTATCGTGTTCGCAGTATCGTTATTCTTATCAGTACAGACAAATGATATGACAATGAACTTAATCTACTTATCATTATGTCTTGGTGGTGTAGGATTATCGATGGGTATGAGCTGGGCATCAGCAACTGACTTAGGTCGTAACTTCTCAGGAACAGTTTCAGGATGGATGAACTTATGGGGTAATATCGGCGCATTTATTAGTCCGATGCTAGGTGGATACTTAGTACAGCATTACGGTTGGGATACAACATTCTACTTAATGATAATCCCGGCAGTTGGTGCTATTGTATTATGGTTCTTCGTACAACCAGATAAACCATTATTATCAGATGAAGGATAA
- a CDS encoding universal stress protein, with translation MNYNTILIPLDGSKVSEYAFEKGIGVALRNEAKLVLVHIVDIRTYANVEALGGSISENAHQYALELLEGYKAIAASHGVKDVEIVVEHGSAKNIIPKQIAVKYNADLIMCGSSGYNALERFVMGSVSDAIVRYAKCDVLVVRTEQVPEDYELNEYTKHFREKLI, from the coding sequence TTGAATTACAATACAATATTAATCCCGTTAGACGGCTCTAAAGTAAGTGAATATGCATTCGAAAAAGGCATTGGTGTAGCTTTACGAAATGAAGCAAAACTCGTTCTTGTACACATTGTGGATATTAGAACGTATGCAAATGTTGAAGCTTTAGGAGGTTCAATATCTGAGAATGCACATCAATATGCATTAGAATTGTTAGAAGGATATAAGGCAATTGCAGCTTCACACGGCGTTAAAGATGTTGAAATTGTTGTTGAGCACGGATCAGCAAAAAATATTATACCGAAGCAGATTGCTGTAAAGTATAATGCGGATTTAATTATGTGTGGTTCAAGTGGCTATAATGCGCTTGAGAGATTTGTAATGGGTAGTGTATCTGATGCAATTGTAAGGTATGCGAAGTGCGACGTTCTTGTTGTAAGAACAGAGCAAGTCCCTGAAGACTATGAACTGAATGAATATACAAAACACTTTAGAGAAAAACTGATTTAA
- a CDS encoding LCP family protein yields the protein MKKKKKRRFGCLGIFLLVFVIMLLIATWFVGGSYLKVKQTADNIQHKIDGREKSELRGNKVSIANKDAISVALFGVDSNKQRLATGDAGRSDSIILMSINPKTNQSQMLSIPRDTYSEMVGKGTNEKIAHAYAYGGAKMAIDSVEKLMNVPIDYYATINMDGMHEMVDEVGGIDVVSNATFTSNGNRFVKGQESHLNGDQAMSFIRSRKEDGAGGDFGRQERQQIVIQALATKVLSVDSVTKLDSILKNVEGNVVTDLSFDDLKGLATGYNGAVRNVKKVQLQGEGSILEDGLWYFLPNETIKADARDHYMKNLGL from the coding sequence ATGAAAAAGAAGAAAAAGAGACGATTTGGATGTCTAGGTATATTTTTGCTAGTGTTTGTAATTATGTTATTAATTGCAACGTGGTTTGTCGGTGGTTCATATTTAAAGGTGAAACAAACGGCAGATAATATACAGCATAAAATTGATGGCCGTGAAAAATCTGAACTTCGAGGAAATAAAGTCAGCATTGCGAATAAAGATGCAATAAGTGTCGCATTGTTTGGTGTTGATTCTAATAAACAACGTTTAGCAACAGGCGATGCAGGACGAAGTGATTCAATTATATTAATGAGTATTAATCCGAAGACAAATCAGTCTCAAATGTTAAGTATTCCTCGTGATACATACAGTGAAATGGTTGGTAAAGGTACAAATGAAAAAATCGCTCACGCATACGCGTATGGTGGGGCTAAGATGGCAATCGATTCTGTTGAGAAACTTATGAATGTTCCAATAGATTATTATGCAACGATTAATATGGATGGTATGCACGAAATGGTCGATGAAGTTGGGGGCATAGATGTTGTGAGCAACGCTACATTTACATCGAACGGTAATCGTTTTGTAAAAGGTCAGGAATCACATCTGAATGGTGACCAGGCAATGTCATTTATTAGAAGTCGTAAAGAAGATGGTGCAGGCGGAGACTTTGGTCGTCAGGAACGTCAACAAATTGTAATTCAGGCATTGGCAACAAAAGTATTAAGTGTTGATTCTGTAACGAAGTTAGACAGCATCTTAAAAAATGTTGAAGGCAACGTTGTAACGGATTTATCATTTGATGATCTAAAAGGACTCGCAACTGGATATAATGGTGCAGTACGTAATGTGAAGAAAGTACAACTTCAAGGTGAAGGATCAATTCTTGAAGATGGATTATGGTATTTCCTGCCGAATGAAACGATTAAAGCAGATGCGCGTGATCATTACATGAAAAACTTAGGCTTATAA
- a CDS encoding GNAT family N-acetyltransferase, giving the protein MKISFACLEDIEKILMVQNRAFEHINDKEMLVTLSKDEIMDNINDEVLCVCKNGDEVIAFRSMHIPKKDYLGKYVSNMSVSQKNIIYSDISIVHPDYRGLGLQKKMGEWLFERIPEGYTIIMATVHPDNIASIKDKFHHDMHIIAKDFVYGDKVRYIFLKYRDERRKCGEEIAIHVDDVYKIERLLNEGFIAVDIRDNLLIFTK; this is encoded by the coding sequence GTGAAAATTAGTTTTGCATGTTTGGAAGATATTGAAAAAATTTTGATGGTGCAAAATAGAGCATTTGAACATATTAATGATAAAGAAATGCTTGTAACACTTTCAAAAGATGAAATTATGGATAACATTAATGATGAAGTATTGTGTGTTTGCAAAAATGGTGATGAAGTTATTGCATTTCGATCGATGCATATTCCTAAAAAAGATTATTTAGGAAAGTATGTTTCGAATATGAGTGTATCTCAAAAAAATATAATATATTCGGATATATCTATCGTTCATCCGGACTATCGTGGACTAGGGTTACAGAAGAAGATGGGTGAGTGGTTATTTGAACGAATTCCAGAAGGGTACACAATTATTATGGCGACAGTACATCCTGATAACATTGCAAGTATTAAAGATAAATTTCATCATGATATGCATATTATTGCAAAAGATTTTGTATATGGCGATAAAGTCCGTTATATCTTCTTGAAATATCGTGATGAAAGACGGAAATGCGGTGAAGAGATAGCTATCCATGTAGATGATGTTTATAAGATTGAACGATTATTGAATGAAGGATTTATAGCAGTAGATATACGCGATAATTTACTTATTTTTACTAAATAA
- a CDS encoding M30 family zinc metallopeptidase has protein sequence MKKTTKALSSIFVASSLLFTSVSFENQVAHAVTSSEVTNSYSELVSGQSFTVLDGLREKHNLTFKDVSIEDNKVKLLFNYSSRSIIKEGFLNTNVYTYSNDLNKVDSFSENVKYVNSKSIEITLDTAQIKKNDGYIYLDFGASNKQDDFNSYLTKKFKVKLTEQIDIPEVPSTEEPTTEVPTTEGPTNEAPTTEEPTNETPKDGPGSIVVNNESMSPYYSKQPTGFSSYDESFIQQSLKSFKSSKPMMIDKNFELTEEELNTRNLRPNTSIMPSISKYEIGDQKSFITVNMEGNSERDEYTRATLQYKGSKALVWVADPNVTRADAEKLGREFDNNIAPLIHENFGEESDLDGNGKVNILLFDIKDGFGVTSNGYVGGYFHGRDLKPEMRGSNKMEIFYMDTYPSMGYPANAPKDITKIYSTVAHEFQHMVNFNAKHIEQSSGMDTYLNEAFSMAAEHIYNGPIQDRIDYYNNSRSIQNGHSLTYWTNAGDTLSNYSLSYLFGQYLNEQAGIGDKIYKEVIAYDGDTTDALQHVIHKYVSPTKSVGQFMTDFRIALIKKDKSGQYSLGNESEFQYIKTPYANSIPRGLYPQASVALRTDDVSLFQAPRNKGEDIRYEVVPD, from the coding sequence TTGAAAAAAACTACAAAAGCACTAAGTAGTATCTTTGTTGCATCATCTTTATTATTTACTAGCGTATCTTTTGAAAATCAAGTTGCGCACGCTGTTACAAGTTCTGAAGTTACGAATAGCTACTCTGAACTCGTTAGCGGACAATCTTTCACTGTATTAGATGGTCTTCGTGAGAAACATAATTTAACGTTTAAAGATGTTTCAATTGAAGATAATAAAGTTAAACTATTATTTAATTATAGTTCACGTTCTATCATTAAAGAAGGATTTTTAAACACAAACGTTTATACATATTCAAACGACTTAAATAAAGTCGATAGTTTCAGTGAAAATGTAAAGTACGTTAACTCAAAATCTATTGAAATTACTCTAGATACAGCACAAATCAAGAAAAATGACGGCTATATCTACCTTGATTTTGGTGCTTCAAATAAACAAGACGATTTCAACAGCTACTTAACTAAAAAATTCAAAGTAAAATTAACAGAACAAATCGACATTCCTGAAGTACCTTCTACTGAAGAACCAACAACAGAAGTACCGACTACTGAAGGCCCAACGAATGAAGCACCGACTACTGAAGAACCAACAAACGAAACACCAAAGGATGGCCCAGGCTCTATCGTTGTGAACAATGAGAGTATGTCACCATACTATTCAAAACAACCAACTGGTTTCTCTTCATATGATGAGAGTTTCATTCAACAAAGTTTAAAATCATTCAAGTCATCTAAACCGATGATGATTGATAAAAACTTTGAATTGACTGAAGAAGAACTAAACACTAGAAACTTAAGACCAAACACTAGTATTATGCCTTCAATTTCTAAATATGAGATTGGCGATCAAAAGTCATTTATCACAGTTAATATGGAAGGAAACTCAGAAAGAGACGAATATACTAGAGCAACTTTACAGTATAAAGGTTCTAAAGCTTTAGTTTGGGTTGCAGATCCTAACGTAACAAGAGCAGATGCTGAGAAATTAGGTCGTGAATTCGATAATAACATCGCACCATTAATTCATGAAAACTTTGGTGAAGAATCAGATTTAGATGGTAACGGCAAAGTTAACATTTTATTATTTGATATTAAAGATGGATTTGGTGTAACTTCTAACGGTTACGTTGGTGGTTACTTCCATGGGCGTGATTTAAAACCAGAAATGCGTGGATCTAACAAAATGGAAATCTTCTACATGGATACTTATCCGTCAATGGGATACCCTGCAAATGCGCCTAAAGATATCACTAAAATTTACTCAACAGTTGCACACGAGTTCCAGCACATGGTTAACTTCAATGCAAAGCATATCGAACAATCTAGCGGCATGGATACTTACTTAAATGAAGCATTCTCAATGGCTGCAGAACACATTTATAATGGACCTATCCAGGACCGTATTGATTACTATAACAATTCACGTTCAATCCAGAACGGTCATTCATTAACATACTGGACAAACGCTGGTGATACATTATCAAACTACTCACTTTCATACTTATTTGGTCAATACTTAAATGAACAAGCAGGTATCGGCGATAAGATTTACAAAGAAGTTATCGCTTATGACGGTGATACAACTGATGCTTTACAACACGTTATTCATAAATATGTAAGCCCTACTAAATCTGTAGGTCAATTTATGACTGATTTCCGTATTGCCTTAATCAAAAAAGATAAATCTGGTCAATATAGCCTAGGTAATGAATCTGAGTTCCAGTATATTAAAACACCATATGCTAACTCAATTCCTCGTGGATTATATCCACAAGCATCTGTTGCTTTAAGAACAGATGATGTGAGTTTATTCCAAGCACCTAGAAATAAAGGTGAAGATATTCGTTATGAAGTCGTTCCCGACTAA